In Eupeodes corollae chromosome 3, idEupCoro1.1, whole genome shotgun sequence, a single genomic region encodes these proteins:
- the LOC129951258 gene encoding F-actin-capping protein subunit beta: MTELQMDCALDLMRRLPPQQIEKNLIDLIDLAPDLCEDLLSSVDQPLKIAKDKEVGKDYLLCDYNRDGDSYRSPWSNTYDPPLEDGQMPSERLRKLEIEANYAFDQYREMYYEGGVSSVYLWDLDHGFAAVILIKKAGDGSKKIRGCWDSIHVVEVQEKTTGRTAHYKLTSTAMLWLQTNKQGSGTMNLGGSLTRQQEQDANVSDSSPHIANIGRMVEEMENKIRNTLNEIYFGKTKDIVNGLRSVQSLSDQRAQAAMKKDLATAILRRSVKPETN, from the coding sequence ACGGAACTACAAATGGATTGTGCCCTCGACCTAATGCGTCGTTTGCCACCCCAGCAAATCGAGAAGAATCTCATTGATCTGATCGATCTGGCTCCAGATCTCTGCGAGGATCTCCTCTCGTCCGTCGATCAGCCCCTGAAGATTGCCAAAGACAAAGAAGTTGGCAAAGACTATTTGTTGTGTGATTACAATCGCGATGGTGACTCCTACCGTTCCCCATGGTCCAACACATACGATCCCCCACTCGAAGATGGCCAAATGCCATCCGAAAGACTACGCAAACTCGAGATCGAAGCCAACTACGCCTTCGATCAATACCGTGAGATGTACTACGAAGGTGGTGTATCCTCAGTGTATCTCTGGGATCTCGACCATGGTTTTGCAGCggtgattttaattaaaaaagctgGCGATGGAAGCAAGAAAATCCGTGGCTGCTGGGATTCGATTCATGTTGTGGAGGTGCAAGAGAAAACGACTGGTCGAACAGCACACTACAAATTAACTTCGACAGCCATGCTGTGGTTGCAGACAAACAAACAAGGTTCGGGCACAATGAACTTGGGAGGCTCTCTAACCCGTCAACAGGAGCAAGACGCCAATGTGAGTGATTCGTCACCGCACATCGCCAACATCGGAAGAATGGTCGAGGAGATGGAGAACAAAATTCGCAACACCCTAAATGAGATTTACTTTGGCAAGACAAAAGACATTGTCAACGGACTGCGAAGCGTTCAGTCCCTATCCGACCAGCGAGCGCAAGCTGCGATGAAGAAGGATCTTGCCACAGCAATTCTACGTCGCAGTGTTAAGCCTGAGACGAACTGA